catttgatttgatttgacttgGATTCAGCTTTCCAGAAAACAGCAATTCTTTTTTAGACCACATAAAAATGTCAAAGACTCTGATTTAAGTGTAAATACAGGTAAGTGTTTTATGCATTTGAATATTAATGGACTGAACAATGACAGATTCAACAAATTAGAAGAGctcaacatatttttcaatcagaATAAAAGTATTACTATTGTATGTTTAAATGAGCACTGGTTAACAAATGTCACTATCAGCATCTTGAATAGGTTAGAAAATTTCAAGCTAGCATCATATTATTGCCGTCAAAATAGATATGGAGGATCCTGTATTCTAGTAAAATCTGAGTTGAATTTTAAGGATAGCTCTGATTTAacagtagatgaagaagaaaatatttttgaagcaTCTTGTATTGAAATAGAAGAAATGAATGCTCTCATAATCTCTATCTATAGAAGACCAGGCAACAATGAAACAAAACTGTTTTTGATTAAACTGACCAATCTTTTTGAAGCAGTTGGATGAAGCCGCCTTCAAGAGAACCGTCAGGAAGCTGCTTTGTGACAAGgcatattataatgtgaatgaatttatgagtgatgatttgaatttttatcaaaagtGGTCACTGTTCTATCTGCCATCTGAATAGTTGTAATTAtgtgtattgaaattgaattttatgatgCCATCTACCCCACAAGTGTGAGtggtaatggatgaagcagaaGTTATTAAAGGTAGCGTCAACAAGTGTGGTAAATCCAATTGTTGTGTGTATTAATGAACAAAGCAGACATTTTCAActtgttttataaaatgttggTCACAATTATGTAAATCAACAATGCATATAGCCgaagtagcctatattatatttatgaaagttataacaaaatcattttataaCATAAATTCAGAAAATGTCTGTCTTGTTCATCAATagactcaaatatttttttaccgCACTTGTTAACACTTTTGTTCGTTGAAGTATccctaaaataatatttataatctttctTGTAATGTTTAATTTCATTTCCACCTGTTGTAACCTGTACACATTAAATTACTCTACATATATTGTTTTATATACATAAATAGTGATGCTATCTTGTTGAAGCCACTCACCGAATATAAAAACCTCACTTTTTACAGACATGTTTATTTTGATGTGTGCGACATAATGAAGGCACTGTATATCTAGGTTCTATTGTATCGAAATTATAGAACAACATTTCTAGGGAAGATTTTTGTCGATAATAAATTACTGAGAGTTTACTGACATAAGGAGATTCAGCTGGTAAATTCGAAAGACTTCATACATTAACAGACTGCTTTTAGTGGTCTCTTTCTTCAGGTGGCCTGTATTCCAGGCCTAGTAGCTTAAATATTGATTCCTCAGTTGGTGTTTCTATCCGCCTGCCCTCATTGCATTTTTCAGCACCCTGCAAAACAGTAGCATATCATTCATCTACAAAAAGTTATAGTGAATATGATTAATTTGATATTCCATTACGATCATCTCGTACGAGTGTAAAATTACAAGAATTGATAGAAACAGAAAAGTAAGATGAAATAGATATAATCAGCTACaagaagtttcaaaactaacatGGAAACCTCTTGGGAGCCCATTATATAGCtaaacattaataataaaaccatcataaatataattagGTTCAGAGGTGCTGCGTTAGGTACTCATATACAGAGGGTCGAAGATtccattaaaaaatcagaaGACTCAATGGAGTAAGGCCTGATAAAAATTTAAGATGGTTACAAAGATACAAATGAATATTAGAGAACGATTGTTTCTTGTGTTTTTGTTTCTGGAAAATTGATAATAACTatgtatttattacaatattaataagtAACATTACTCATTTACAAGTTCTTTCAAGCATGACCGCATATGGAAGTACTAAGTACATTTCATGAATATTAGATTACACATGGTACTGTATAAATATAGAATCCAGcaagaaaaaattgttttaacaTCAGAAATTTGTCCTCTCataaattctaataaaaaataatataaattaaacatTAAGAACATAAATATGAAGAAGGTACTTAATAAATGATCTGAAGTGACAGCGACAGTATAATAGCCATATAGTGAAGTCTACCACACTACATGACAAACTTGGacacattcaaattcaatttattcacagcCAACAGTACAAATTGTAAAACAAGGCAGAATCAGAATAGTTCATGTTAATGAACACTGGTGCATACAGGATAAGATAGATGTTTATAAGCTTGCTGATTTTTCTGGAGCAGCTAGTTTTGTAGGTCTACTCAGGTTCAGCTATTTATGTTATAGAGTATTTCAAGCATCATTTAATTCACTAAGTATTAACTCCTTCTGTGAGCTTAAACAATTTGAGGCAGTTATGATAGCCTTAcattcagtcaagttgatacTTGTCTCAGTTTATCAGTTCCCTGATTCATCGATTGAGGTCTTCACAGATAAGCTGTCTCAACTGTTCGATTTTATTGATGTCACCcctaattattacaaatataagaTTAAGCGGTATAAATGAATGTAAAAACCTTTAGAGCTATatcttataaatatatataaaatacaatccatcaatgttgttttccatcacgaactgcttatggTTAAatcattttttctacaactgcgcgtaaagaaagaatttacatacacaattctcctcgtaaaacagcttatttctgaggagaatctactttttcgctcgctaaccatccgcgcatgcgcagtagattttctttacgctcgcaaatcatttgcgcatgcgcagaagagtttctttacgctcgctaatcagctgatgataagcatctcgccaaaagacaaaccactctcggtcagatcttaacctaaaaagtcggtagttgtaccgattctacagccatgatggatatcagtgtaaACGAATTCTTATAAAATCCGCCAGATATAGCCtaagtgatttaacaggtttgtgcagttgtagaaaaaattttgtatgtaattcgcgcataatgcttctttatcgctcttgcgcgataaagtcgcgcattacgctcttaatacataattAGCTATTTTGCTATTAAATTCTAGCTAGCTAattctgactgctagtcgttatttttaatagcaaaaagtgaaaTACAAGTTTTGTAACAAAGAATTAGCACTGTTTTGTTTTAACCATAGAAGAATTGAATCTAGAACCACTAGCTCTACATACGTTTAGAATATAACCTTTTTGTGTACCGTACCGTGAATAGCTGCTCTTACTGGGATGAACGACGAAAATGAACAATGGAATTGAAAGGATAATGATTTCGAATTGGGAAATAAGTACAAAAATAGTacctttctgaaaatatcagcTGACAGAGAGTGCTCAGATAGACTCATGCTTTTGCGGGATGCCAACAGACGGATCGATCTATTGAAGAGAGCCGATCCAGTGTAGTGCATCAACGCAGGTGCCTTCTCACGCTCTGTCACTACAAATATATCTAGACGTCTGTGCTGAAAAATCACAAGAAgagttgaaaaattggaattttcataataaaaaccTTCACCGAATATTTGGACATTGTCTAAGGAGAGAGAGGTTTCATTTGAAAAAGGttaaattaattcatttgaaattaagtTATTGTAGTAAATTTGTTGCATCTAGTCATTAAATTATatagtgaataaataattaattcgtTGGCAGTTTCTCACGAATTACATATTATACCAAAGCACAGGAATGAAAATGTCTCTTGGATTCAtgatatacatacatacatttaGAAATAGGAATAGTTTATTCTGTAGTCGTAATACATGATTTATTAAAACTGATACAAaaactacaatatttacaaacttcaatcttataattaatttatttaatactagCAGGGAAAATGTTGTGTTCTTTGCACTGGAGAAaattttgtgttgtaaaatgcaatctccttGTGTCAAGGAAACATAAAAACATGTTATCGGATAAGCACGTTatattgtcggtcccggctgaagtatgacagtcgtaaggcctattgacggcttaaattatatatatatatatatattatatatatatatatatatatatatatatatattcaagcgAGGTGGAACATCCGTCAGGCACtacccaccaataaaagccattgccatacgaatattattataaaaaaattgaataattattattttgtcaaaattacgtgGATTATCTTTATgtgagttgaaaattctcagcaaaaAAATGAGTTTGATCGGTCTCGAACCCGCAACCTTTCATTCATCAGTTACGCGTGCTACCAATTAGGCCACGGAATCACTGGGAGAAAGCCCTGTTGGTTGGGCTTTCATCGTTGCGTAAAATTTGAAACtggataaatttgttttaatcatGAGAATGAAAATATGTCTATAACCATCCCCAGTAAATTCAgaatattaatgtaatattgtgaaagttAATTAGTTCATCAGTTATGATGCGTCAGTCATGTATTTCCTATTCTGTACATGTACAAGCCAATTCCctcctttataatattatatatatacatatacaccgtgtcccacaaacaggtttacacgtttgattttatattacgtgcccattcatgcacctaactttttttaatttcacaCAGATCACAAAGTGGGTTCTAGAagtattctgggaaaatttcaaatccccaaccttcgtagaaacaaaatggcggcatattgaaaaacgatactttaaaaaattaaaaaggtgtttttggttttataaaatatttttatagttgCACTTTGGGGCAATatgattcaaaataaaaaactagaaCATAGCCTAATGAAAAACCTAAACTTCCAAAATTATCTAAACCTAAagtccaaaattattcaaattggaacCCATCTACAGCAAcacactgataacagcgctcaagAAATGATTCGTAAGCTCTCACAAAAAAACTCCGCGGTATCTATTGATCGTTTTAGTTCCTCATCATTATTGAAGCTATGagtatgtaatagtatgaaatTGAGTGGGTATATTGCAGTTGTTTTTTTGTGTGtcttatttttcaggtttttgaactggaatgaactttgattcttACTTTCAgattttagtgtgagaatatttgaccatgtttattgaatttgctaacttgttgttTAGTTGCCGAAATTatagcaattttcgtgcatttttcaaatacagtttcaatttcatgtcgaaaaagccactatatttgaaaattttactatcattgacctttttgcagctttggcttttccactggaagttatgctcaacgctcgtggagggggaataattttcagtgaaaaggccgcAGTTCGAATTGAGACATAACCGGATAAACttcatgtaacggtgtgcgagcctcggtcctctgaatgggaaaatttcccattcagagggacaaattgtcaAATTTTTGGTAATCAGTAATTTTGATTTAGTTAAAGTCCGAATTCGAAAGAATCAGTAGATGTAAAATTAATAGGTTAATTGTGTGCGTGAATTTGAGTAGAGGTAGTGAGTTTCATTACGTTCATTGAGTTTTGGATTATGTGTTCTAGTTTTAAACTTTGTAAAGTtcaaatattgttaaaatggcgAGTGccaaaattttgttgttttcgtattatagctcaaaatttagtttcatagaatgaccgaggcccgaatttaaatgcagcaagttagcaagtTCCCAAGtgtagaaattaaaaattaaatatgcCTTCTGTCCTAAATCAATTACTGGATagatttgtttgaaaatttgaatgttacatgacttttattaattcgttcgatttagaattcaataaacctgatgttaaattttaaaagtatttttcaatggAGTTCCTAGTTCGTAGTTACTATAGTTGCTAGAATGGGTGACAattaaataatgatgataatctttGCATTTggatgaacgaatccactataagctcccaaccaatcaaggattcaaacaTAAGTTTAGTCGTATAATTCatcaaatattatagaagagtaGAAACACCCCCTCCGATTACATTTGGTGGCGTGCGGTGAGAAagtctgcaagaatgactatGGAACCCTTGTTGTCGAATATTCCACATATAAGATTTTTTATTTGGAAGATTATCTAAGTCATGAGATAAAGTTATCAACGGTTACAAGTATAAACTATTTCCTTTCAGTAACCCCATAAAAAGGAGTCTCAAACAGTTAAATCTGGTGATCGGAGTTGCCAATCTCAAAAATCACTTCCACGACCAATCCAACGGCCATGAAGTTTCTCATTTGGTAATAGTctagtcaaggaaaggttatagaatATAGAgtgaaaagttgggaagacaatttttgaccccgcagttctgtaaagggtagtaaggaggtaaacatatcaaaagtccccaacCCTAACCCCTGTgttaagggggtgggggtggtttaaaggtaccattttttggtttctcgcataaaactcaaaaactatgtgtcctaaggacttgactgtcatataacaaattaaagcttacataatgtcctacaatattcattctacaactttttttatttctcgatAATCAGCATCAGCTCTTCctgtcgatttttaaaaagttataaaaaacaaaaatagaaaaaaattggtggcaaacgtgtttttcaaaaatgtcacaccttcaagagcggatatctcgaaaactagaggagatataaaaaacgttgtagaatgaatattgtaggaattaggtaagctttaatttgttatatgacagtcaagtccttaggacaCATAGTTTCTGAGTTtaatgcgagaaaccaaaaaaatggtaccttgtttacctccttactacccttaataGAACTGCGggttcaaaaattgtcttcccaacttttccctctatacccttatttcattcattgcctggactataattACTTGACATGATTTGCGAAATGAGATGGAGCACTATCTTGTTGGAAGATCGCTTGATCCATTTCTGGTAGCATCAAATGAGCCAAGACTAACGCAACGTAGTAAACAAATCAGATAATAACTCATCAAAGTAGTTTTTATAGGAAGCGAATGGGTAAAAtgttcaatatgccgccattttgtttgtacgaaggttagggagctgaaattttcctagaatattttcagaacctaCTATGTAAAcagtgtaaaatttaaaaatgttcggtatatgaatgggcacgtagtataaaattaaacgtgtaaacctcttcgtgggacacggtGTATAAAGTTTCACAAACAATCCTTTTTATGATGAACATAAAGAAAAATGTATGGTTTGTATTTTCATCACATTCAATCAGTTTTAttaatataacattattttcataagaattattataattttatagttCTTTCATGAATGAGTTTAGATTTACAGTAGAAGTAAAAATGGATTAAGACTCATGCACAAATGAATACTCATTGATCTCTGGATCTACCAGTAGTTCTGGAACGAGAAGTTAGAATACATCCtattgtttcattttttgttaCCTTCATTCTGAATGTAATCATGCGATATCATTTGTAAGTTCACCAGACAGCATTGTgtaattttactttttgtgtagttgagaagttgatattgtggtagttattcatatcgaataaaataatttctgacaatttcttagtctttttcattcaattgtgtaattttgttgtattgcagtaatataattatgaacGTATGTAACTAATCTATAAAATTGACAATCAGCAAGAAGATTCAATCTAATGTGAGTTTAAGAAAAACAATCGAAGTATGTAATGaacttttttcatattgtagatgtttttcatgtttaataCCTCTGACATGGGTTACTTTACGaaggaaaaataatatagaataaatgTACCTTTCTTCCTTCTCCAGGCAATTTGCAGAGACCCATATACTTATGATGATTTCCATTAGATTCTAGTGGGGTGAGATCATCAGAAATAAatcctgtaaaataataaattgcattaatagataatattataactcAATACGATTAATAGACGTAagaattgaataacagaatatcAAGTCAAACTTATTTAAATATATGATTATCACTCCACAGGACTGATACagtctcaatcaatcaaatatgtttcaaaaattgaatcataCACAAGTTTCCTCAAACAACTCTGTAACAAAAATATTagtttgggcaagtttatacaAAGCCTCAGACAGCGCGAATAAAACGTTCGATGTCTGAAAGATTCCACACACTGCAATACAATACGAGTACACGCGTCGGTTAAAAATGCGTATAAAAGGGCCCTTAGAGGAAGGTTAAGTTCAAAAGACATCTTACCGTTTGTTCTTAATTTTACAAGGATGGAGGTCAGGAGTTCCTTCGAACACACTTCATCAGGTCGGATGAGAAGCAGGTCAACATCTCCGCAGGTCTGTTTACCTCTCCTGTATGAGCCGCAAATCATCAATTCAACATCTTTACAAATGGAAAGCGCTATTTCTTTAACCTAAAACAAAAAAGTGAACCAAAGATTGTTGAAGAGATGAATTAAGGATTATTTCAAATCACGTAAAAACCTAATAGCTGAATCAAATTTTAGCATCGAGATTGAGTAGGGTGTTGACAAAATCGAAGTTAATCAATGCTGTAGATATTTTTATAGCATAAGTCTGAAATAGAGTTTACTATTCGAACTATaccataaatataataattgttctaAACAGAAATTCTTATATAGACTGCGGCAGCAAAACTTCCttattttaaaagtaaataaaactctttttatgGATCAGaatgtttgtatttatttcttgtaatgtagacacatataataaaattcatcacaTTGCCTTGTAACTCACTAATCTACGAGAAGGAAATAAACTCATGGCAATGCTACTACTTCAACCAAGAGTCTCCTAGAATAACACAACTTGATGTACTTATGGATGATGGAtttgaaaattcacattttaaaaataagttaTGAGTTGTTAAAATACGTTACTGAGTTGTTTAAAATTAGTATTGGGTCTGAATCGATCTCTTGAATAGTACCTCAGATGAAGACATTGCATACACTAGCCTAAACTACCAATGCTAGATACTAGACGTAGACTGCACAAAGTACACTTCAGCAATttaaatatacatatttttgagaTCAATTTTAATCCGGAATCAACTAAATCATGTTATTGATCACGGTTTATTCAACTCATGCTTCCTGCACACTCACCTCTTGGGCAATTTCTTCAACCTCAGTTCGACTCATCCTATcttgaatttcatcaaaatactTGAGCCCTATTTTCTGCTGCTTTGAAAGTGATGCCTTCTTTTCCAAATCTTCCAATGTTCTGAAAccctgagaaaatattttttataaaaaactgAAACATGAGTCATTTGGGCTCATCCAACTTAATCATAAACAATTTCTCAACTGATAAAACTATATAAACCAAAATGAAGATTATTCATCATTTGGATGATATcaagaattatttaaaaatgttttcctcTTTTAAAGAcctttttttattctaatagtaattaatttaaacattcaatGAAAGCTTTATGAATAGAACTAAGAACTTCTTATACTGAAAATATTTACCGAAGAAGAACTAAATATCTGAAGGAAATTCATCGAGTGAAGCTAtccaaaaaacatttttcatttattagatGATTTAATGTTTATTTAGTTGAAAAATTACACATTTCCTTGGACACCAATATTTGGACTctgaattattatgattgattatAAGGAAAACCTATACTTAGGCAATACGgtactgtattataataattctgGAGAAAAGCAATACGCATAACTTTCATTCAAGGAATTACTAAAGGATTGGACtattttgattcaatcaattcatttattttacaaaCGTACATAATACGAAAtaacaaagaaaaaatataaaattgtgaAATAAAAGTGGACAACCCTAGGCATAAGCCCGAGTGGGATGTAGAAAAATTccatattcattaatttattcataactagTATTCTATATGGTAcagaaaaaatgttaataaaatattggcaaaaaatagtttgagaaaTTGAGAGAGTTCAATGTGTTAGACCTCCCAAAGGTTTTACTTGAAACAGTCACTCTTcgataattataattcattcacatcatataattatatttttatcttaaTTTCCCTTTTGAACAATTGACTAGGATCGTTTTTTCTTCTACTGTATTTTCAAAGCTAAATCCAGATGACTAGGcctatttcatttttcactaataataaatttgacatTAAACATAATTACATCATAGCTGGTTATTTCCTTGCCGTAGTTTTTGATGGCGCTGATGGCTTTTTCATAGCTGTACGTCCTCCATTGATCCCCTCGAGCCCTGAATGCATCAGCCAATTTCTGCAGCTCTGTGATTACGGCTTGGTTCTTATTCTGAGAGCCTTTCAAATCTGTTGATAGCGATGAAAGCGAGCATAAGTACTTTGGAGCCTGAAATTTGTCAGAATACCATCATTGAAAAAACCCTTTTCTAAATTAACCAGATATATTAAAAGTGTAAAAGTCTTCATTACTCAACCTTATTGTGAATGTGGACAACATTAGATCAAATAACTTCATAAATAGCAATAGAAGAATGTGTTTTACATCAAAATATTGTTGGctagattttttgttttttggaaTGGGAagataaaactattatttgttcGAATAAGGATAGACTTGATTGGTTTACCATTTTGTAGTAATTGGTAGATTGACCCGCATTGAATGAAATGACTCAAGCTGTATTCGCACATGTCAGTGACAGTGAACATGCCCGTTACAgtgataatataatttccatgaattCTAATGGGACGGACTATGGAATGCATACTCACTCGACCAGGCTAAGTGGGAATAGTCCAATTGTAACTCATGGCAGTTATATTCTCACTGTGCAGGTCACTTACACTGTCACTAATATGTGGGAAACCAGCTTTATACATTAAACAACTCATACATTGAAGAGGTTGtgataatttcaagtaattttttccaatataaAAGGTGATTATTTAGCTCGATTTCCAAAATTTGACTCTCCAATGCAATTCAACTATCTCTGCTATTATGTCAAGTCGAGATGAGATTTTACTGAGTTTACTTGTAAGATCTTTATTATTAGTATTGCCGGAATAACTAACAGAAGATTTCTAGAAACTGGGATGTAGAACGTGTTTCGCATAGAATGACTAATATTACTATGGTTTGAGGTGAAGATTTTTCTATTTGCATAAACAGTAGTTCATACATGAAAACTGATAATAAAACATACCTCCTCTCCTTTGAATTTCTTAGTTGGTGGCTCGTCTGTTGGTTGAGAAAATTCAGTTTCGCTGTCATTTTTCTCCTCATCGCTGTCTTTGACATTATTTGCTGTAACATTGGAATCAAGATTTACCAGGAAGGGCTTACAACTCAAACGAGAGTTCTGGCTTAGACATTCACATATCCATTCCAAcctggaatataataattatctcaaGAATAAATAAGAAGATTTCAGTCTGAAAATAGGTATATATTATTCTAGGTGCCTAGCAATGTAAGACACAATGTAACACAAAATGTTTACTATACATTTTTCGTATTAATTTATCACTGGTTACTAATTACATTAATGTAAGGCACATCTTCACTATTTCTTGTTAGGCCTGTATCTCAGAGACAATTGAGATTTCCTTGATTTTATTGTTCTATCAATGAAATTGATGATTGATGCATAGATTCGCATGTTCTgtacctatttaaaaaaatcgatTACCTTGAAACTTACGTTACTTTTAAAATCAGAAGTAACTatggtgaatgatggtgaaATGTTCTTGTTCAATAGAAATAAGCATTATAAGACTATAGTGGACAAAACATTGATACAATAGTGGAACATGGTTCAAATTGATAATTGGTACAAAGGAAAATCAACAGAACTGAATCAGATGACATTTTACAATGTTTGCAGTCAAGTTGAAAGTGAAAACACAACTTACCGAACAATTTCACACTCCAGTCCTTCTCTATATCCAGCTTCGTTCAGTATATTCAGACATCCATCAGCATCATTACACAGTGCATCGTCAATGACAATGTGAGTTGGTGCTTTGGAGAGCACTATGCTCTCATATATGCAACCACCATTTTCTTTCACCTTGGTACTAAGCATTGTTCGTCTCAAGTTACTCAAATTCGCCTTGCATATGAAAATATGATAGCCGCTGAACAAAGAAGGCATTTTCCAAGTGGCAATGTTTCCCAATACATTCAGGGAAAGTTTGAAGTATTATGATAATCATTTCACACGAATTCCCAAGTTCTCAAGTAGTGAATCTGTGTGAAAAAGTTGAACGATAAAAATTAGTTTCCTAGTAAAAAATACTTAAACTTACTGGCTATAAGGTTATGTGCACCGATTATGCGATTTTTCAGCGGACGTAATATTAAAGAACAGTAATACCATGCAGGAAAAGCATAAAAATTATAGCAATTGAAATGAAGAAtgattgacttgaaaaatataaaacacgTGGAAATGCTGATTgcaaatatttaattttttaatcgtGGGGGCCTATAGATAACAGAAACAGTACATTAAAACAAGAGAGATCATGCTTTCTTCTACCATAGATGAGCTCTTTTTGAACTTAGGCTATATGGTGCTTGAATTTTCTTAGAAAGATTCCCATTCACACGAACATTTGTAAGGATCTTAAAGTTTTGGGGAAGGTGTAGCAAATATTACTGATGGGTGGCTTCTTTTATACTACACAGGAATTTAGTAGTTTGCGAGATCCAGCATTGATACCTACAACTATATATAACGATAGAGGAGGCCAAGACGAGTACAACCATGTTACATTGATTGGTGGAAAGTTG
Above is a window of Nilaparvata lugens isolate BPH chromosome 4, ASM1435652v1, whole genome shotgun sequence DNA encoding:
- the LOC120351123 gene encoding uncharacterized protein LOC120351123 isoform X3; protein product: MLSTKVKENGGCIYESIVLSKAPTHIVIDDALCNDADGCLNILNEAGYREGLECEIVRLEWICECLSQNSRLSCKPFLVNLDSNVTANNVKDSDEEKNDSETEFSQPTDEPPTKKFKGEEAPKYLCSLSSLSTDLKGSQNKNQAVITELQKLADAFRARGDQWRTYSYEKAISAIKNYGKEITSYDVIMFNVKFIISEK
- the LOC120351123 gene encoding uncharacterized protein LOC120351123 isoform X2, with the translated sequence MPSLFSGYHIFICKANLSNLRRTMLSTKVKENGGCIYESIVLSKAPTHIVIDDALCNDADGCLNILNEAGYREGLECEIVRLEWICECLSQNSRLSCKPFLVNLDSNVTANNVKDSDEEKNDSETEFSQPTDEPPTKKFKGEEAPKYLCSLSSLSTDLKGSQNKNQAVITELQKLADAFRARGDQWRTYSYEKAISAIKNYGKEITSYDVIMFNVKFIISEK
- the LOC120351123 gene encoding uncharacterized protein LOC120351123 isoform X1, which produces MDILYWGRTTVGYHIFICKANLSNLRRTMLSTKVKENGGCIYESIVLSKAPTHIVIDDALCNDADGCLNILNEAGYREGLECEIVRLEWICECLSQNSRLSCKPFLVNLDSNVTANNVKDSDEEKNDSETEFSQPTDEPPTKKFKGEEAPKYLCSLSSLSTDLKGSQNKNQAVITELQKLADAFRARGDQWRTYSYEKAISAIKNYGKEITSYDVIMFNVKFIISEK
- the LOC111043444 gene encoding DNA polymerase lambda, whose amino-acid sequence is MSRTEVEEIAQEVKEIALSICKDVELMICGSYRRGKQTCGDVDLLLIRPDEVCSKELLTSILVKLRTNGFISDDLTPLESNGNHHKYMGLCKLPGEGRKHRRLDIFVVTEREKAPALMHYTGSALFNRSIRLLASRKSMSLSEHSLSADIFRKGAEKCNEGRRIETPTEESIFKLLGLEYRPPEERDH